Proteins from a single region of Streptomyces spinoverrucosus:
- a CDS encoding LLM class flavin-dependent oxidoreductase, whose product MTGLGAVFRPQLPPERLRALAQLADDTGLDELWLWEDCFREGGVSTAAAALAWTERVRVGVGLLPVPLRNVAITAMEAASLHRMFPGRPILAVGHGVQDWMGQVGARAASPLTLLREHLDALRALLRGERLSTEGRYVRLDDVALDWPPPGPVEILAGATGPRTLRLSGEAADGTVLTAGTPPEGVRRARQLIDEGRASSGRTDPHRVVVYLLTATGPDASARLRAELTAEGLADVPDLGVAGDAGAVAKAVERLTEAGADTVILQPTGDEPDPEGFVRFAAREVGPLVP is encoded by the coding sequence ATGACCGGACTCGGCGCTGTGTTCCGTCCCCAACTGCCCCCCGAGCGGCTGCGCGCCCTCGCCCAACTGGCCGACGACACCGGCCTCGACGAACTGTGGCTGTGGGAGGACTGCTTCCGCGAGGGCGGTGTCTCCACCGCCGCGGCCGCGCTCGCCTGGACCGAACGCGTCCGGGTCGGCGTCGGTCTGCTCCCCGTGCCGCTGCGGAACGTCGCCATCACCGCGATGGAGGCCGCGTCCCTGCACCGCATGTTCCCCGGCCGTCCCATCCTCGCCGTCGGGCACGGCGTGCAGGACTGGATGGGCCAGGTCGGCGCCCGCGCCGCTTCGCCGCTCACGTTGCTGCGTGAGCACCTCGACGCGCTGCGGGCACTGCTGCGCGGGGAGCGGCTCAGCACCGAGGGCCGGTACGTCAGGCTCGACGACGTCGCCCTCGACTGGCCGCCGCCGGGCCCGGTCGAGATCCTCGCCGGCGCCACCGGCCCGCGCACGCTGCGGCTGTCCGGGGAGGCGGCGGACGGCACGGTCCTCACCGCCGGCACACCTCCGGAGGGGGTACGCCGCGCACGTCAGCTCATCGACGAGGGGCGGGCGTCTTCCGGCCGCACCGACCCGCACCGCGTCGTCGTCTACCTCCTCACCGCCACCGGCCCCGACGCCTCCGCCCGCCTGCGCGCCGAACTCACCGCCGAGGGCCTCGCCGACGTCCCCGACCTCGGCGTGGCCGGTGACGCGGGGGCCGTCGCCAAGGCCGTCGAGCGGCTCACCGAGGCCGGCGCCGACACGGTGATCCTCCAGCCGACGGGCGACGAACCCGACCCCGAGGGCTTCGTCCGCTTCGCGGCGCGGGAGGTCGGGCCGCTGGTGCCGTAG
- a CDS encoding DUF418 domain-containing protein, protein MAGISSNSTRASTDATSSRPSPTGGRLPLLDVLRGVAILGTLMTNVWIFATPGSEWAFLQGAPMADPLDEPVEALFRFLADGKFLSLLTILFGVGLAIQYDSAQRHGTPWPRGYRPRALFLFAEGTLHFVLVFGFDVLMGYAVTALLVARLLVRSERLRRVLMWTSVSLHVALMSLITLALLADDSEPGRISAESVDVYAHGTWLDQIAFRLENAVALRIEPVISFGLLIFLFLLGVRLYRAGAFAPTERGRRLRTRMAIWGLGLGLPFNAALTLGGEDFFFLGRYVAAPVVALGYLGLIGVVLDRGGLPTAVTHGLSSVGRTALSSYVLQNVLCTLLCYGVGLGLTERFGSDGGPWWVMAMWALICAFLIAGSTLWLRRFSHGPLESVQRWALRR, encoded by the coding sequence ATGGCTGGCATCTCGTCGAACAGCACGCGTGCGTCCACGGACGCCACCTCATCCCGCCCCTCCCCCACGGGCGGCCGGCTGCCCCTGCTGGACGTCCTGCGCGGGGTGGCGATCCTCGGCACGCTGATGACCAACGTGTGGATCTTCGCCACGCCGGGTTCGGAGTGGGCGTTCTTGCAGGGTGCGCCCATGGCGGACCCGCTCGACGAACCGGTGGAGGCGCTCTTCCGCTTCCTCGCGGACGGAAAGTTCCTGTCGCTGCTGACCATCCTCTTCGGCGTGGGTCTGGCCATCCAGTACGACTCCGCCCAGCGCCACGGCACGCCGTGGCCGCGCGGCTACCGCCCCCGCGCCCTGTTCCTCTTCGCCGAGGGCACCCTCCACTTCGTTCTGGTGTTCGGCTTCGACGTGCTGATGGGGTACGCCGTCACAGCCCTGCTGGTCGCGCGGTTGCTCGTGCGCTCGGAGCGGCTGCGACGCGTGCTGATGTGGACGTCCGTGAGCCTGCACGTGGCCCTGATGTCGCTGATCACGCTCGCCCTGCTGGCGGACGACTCGGAGCCGGGCCGGATCTCCGCGGAGTCCGTGGACGTCTACGCGCACGGCACCTGGCTGGACCAGATCGCCTTCCGCCTGGAGAACGCCGTCGCCCTGCGCATCGAGCCCGTCATCAGCTTCGGCCTCCTGATCTTCCTCTTCCTGCTCGGCGTCCGCCTGTACCGCGCCGGCGCCTTCGCCCCGACCGAGCGCGGCCGCCGCCTGCGCACCCGGATGGCGATCTGGGGCCTGGGCCTCGGCCTCCCGTTCAACGCGGCACTGACCCTGGGCGGCGAGGACTTCTTCTTCCTCGGCCGCTATGTGGCGGCTCCGGTGGTCGCCCTCGGCTACCTGGGCCTGATCGGCGTCGTACTCGACCGCGGCGGCCTCCCCACGGCGGTCACCCACGGCCTGTCCTCGGTCGGCCGCACCGCCCTGTCGTCGTACGTCCTCCAGAACGTGCTGTGCACGCTGCTCTGCTACGGCGTCGGCCTCGGCCTGACCGAGCGGTTCGGGTCGGACGGCGGGCCATGGTGGGTGATGGCCATGTGGGCGCTGATCTGCGCGTTCCTCATCGCGGGCTCGACCCTGTGGCTGCGCCGCTTCTCGCACGGGCCGCTGGAGTCGGTGCAGCGGTGGGCGCTGCGCCGCTGA
- a CDS encoding DUF192 domain-containing protein produces MGRRRWRDGRGELVVHGGATVPLEIATSYRARTRGLLGRDAVHGAMLLSPASSIHTFRMRIPIDVAYLDRDLVVIAVHTMRPWRLGAPRLRSRHVLEAEAGVMAGWGVRVGVGVSVEVG; encoded by the coding sequence ATGGGGCGGCGGCGTTGGCGGGACGGGCGGGGTGAGCTGGTCGTGCACGGGGGTGCGACGGTGCCGCTGGAGATCGCGACGTCGTACCGGGCCCGTACGAGGGGACTGCTCGGGCGGGACGCTGTGCACGGCGCGATGCTGCTGTCCCCCGCGAGCTCCATCCACACCTTCCGGATGCGCATCCCGATCGACGTCGCCTACCTCGACCGCGACCTGGTCGTCATCGCGGTCCACACGATGAGGCCGTGGCGGCTGGGCGCACCGCGACTGCGGTCACGGCACGTGCTGGAGGCGGAGGCCGGGGTGATGGCGGGGTGGGGGGTGCGGGTCGGGGTGGGGGTGTCGGTGGAGGTGGGCTGA
- a CDS encoding DUF6571 family protein, whose product MAFTYMDLVEVDLGKLGTAVSDWGKSVDALKTAAENARTGMRAKSDKARWAGVNATVTREFVAKTAEEISDLHTEADSIHKVLVDGHAELVSLQKKIRTAIEQDATKLGVRVEDIGEGKVRCFFPHIRGDSDDRTQEQLDAKQELEDRINRLVAHAAEIDASLARALAKSHGGNKHNAGHKSYESLDDAQAERAAELAKRGPEMSDKQYMELNSILRFNARDADFSTDFYKSLGGPKEALEFYGRMSLDGTMGDNKERLALARQLQRNMGMALASATDPDSKSHLPASWASDFRKLGAQRVELYPGAGQSPYGYQLLGGILRYGNYDARFLNPIAEHVVQLHKKDPYRFMDNKPTTGGADLDWGFNPSGRTGAGYDPLTGVLEALGHSPEAAKKFFSDPPTVYKEDGTVDENATLDFDSYFDELTKNDFEWAPDSLVHAGSDEAKHVREGGPDALGHALEAATTGAAWDADPPELHRDEQAWKIMEKVILRYNVTVEDGPPDVMKDSLARMGAAYIDDLNYSIKDFGGSGDEVDRDRLFANSSDGWPRESFGEYEARNFMMLVAADEDGYKTLSTAHQVYTGSGLAALEGNRADGLSFAQNAAKVSGILDESRAHQIREDFGDDKSARDLEMAKQGEWRKTLMSGALTAAAAGGTALVLGPAAGLVAATAVPVLLGSGASALSTAYGNHTMEYLQDNEYKNGARALEEVQGLEAVGERGAWVPVSNYADAVGMTVREKDALTPVIEGSYRDGKDAVSDAWKAFS is encoded by the coding sequence GTGGCCTTCACGTACATGGACCTTGTCGAGGTCGATCTCGGCAAGCTCGGCACCGCGGTCTCCGACTGGGGAAAGAGCGTGGACGCGCTCAAGACCGCCGCTGAGAACGCACGCACAGGTATGCGGGCCAAGTCGGACAAGGCCCGGTGGGCCGGTGTGAACGCCACGGTGACACGTGAGTTCGTCGCCAAAACGGCGGAGGAGATCTCCGATCTGCACACCGAGGCCGACAGCATCCACAAGGTGCTCGTCGACGGCCACGCAGAACTGGTCTCACTCCAGAAGAAGATCAGAACGGCGATTGAGCAGGACGCCACGAAGCTCGGGGTCCGGGTCGAGGACATTGGCGAGGGCAAGGTCCGCTGCTTCTTTCCCCATATCCGAGGGGACAGCGACGACCGCACGCAGGAGCAGCTCGACGCCAAGCAGGAGTTGGAGGACCGCATCAACCGGCTGGTTGCGCACGCCGCCGAGATCGATGCGTCCCTGGCCCGCGCACTGGCCAAGAGTCACGGTGGCAACAAACACAACGCCGGCCACAAGTCGTACGAGTCGCTGGATGACGCTCAGGCCGAGCGAGCCGCCGAGCTCGCCAAGCGCGGCCCGGAGATGAGCGATAAGCAGTACATGGAACTCAACTCCATCCTCAGGTTCAACGCCAGGGACGCGGATTTCTCCACCGACTTCTACAAGTCGCTCGGCGGCCCCAAGGAGGCTCTTGAGTTCTACGGCCGCATGTCGCTGGACGGCACGATGGGTGACAACAAGGAGCGGCTCGCTCTCGCCCGACAGCTCCAGCGGAACATGGGCATGGCCCTGGCCTCGGCGACCGACCCTGACAGCAAGTCTCACCTGCCGGCGAGCTGGGCGTCGGATTTCCGCAAGCTGGGAGCGCAACGGGTCGAGCTCTACCCCGGGGCCGGCCAGTCTCCGTACGGCTACCAGCTGTTGGGTGGCATTCTGCGATACGGCAACTACGACGCCCGGTTCCTCAACCCCATCGCCGAGCACGTCGTGCAGCTGCACAAGAAGGACCCCTACCGGTTCATGGACAACAAACCGACGACCGGTGGGGCCGATCTGGACTGGGGCTTCAATCCGTCGGGAAGGACCGGCGCCGGCTATGACCCGCTGACCGGCGTCCTGGAGGCGCTCGGGCACAGCCCGGAGGCAGCGAAGAAGTTCTTCTCGGACCCGCCGACCGTCTACAAGGAGGACGGTACGGTTGACGAGAACGCCACGCTCGATTTCGACTCCTACTTCGATGAGCTGACGAAGAACGACTTCGAGTGGGCCCCGGACAGTCTCGTCCACGCCGGCAGCGATGAGGCGAAGCACGTCCGCGAAGGCGGCCCGGACGCGCTCGGACACGCGCTGGAGGCTGCGACGACGGGAGCGGCGTGGGATGCGGATCCGCCGGAACTGCATCGGGACGAACAGGCGTGGAAGATCATGGAGAAGGTGATCCTCCGCTACAACGTCACCGTCGAGGACGGCCCGCCAGATGTCATGAAGGACAGCTTGGCCCGTATGGGTGCGGCATATATCGATGACCTCAACTACTCCATCAAGGACTTCGGTGGCTCAGGCGATGAGGTGGACCGCGACCGCCTCTTTGCCAACAGCAGTGATGGTTGGCCACGTGAGTCCTTCGGCGAGTACGAGGCGCGGAACTTCATGATGCTGGTCGCCGCGGACGAGGACGGCTACAAGACCCTGTCCACGGCCCACCAGGTGTACACGGGGAGTGGACTCGCGGCTCTTGAAGGTAACCGCGCTGACGGATTGTCCTTCGCCCAGAACGCGGCCAAGGTGAGCGGCATCCTCGATGAGTCCCGCGCCCATCAGATCCGTGAGGACTTCGGGGACGACAAGAGTGCGCGGGACCTGGAGATGGCGAAGCAGGGCGAGTGGCGGAAGACGTTGATGTCCGGTGCCCTCACGGCGGCAGCCGCAGGTGGCACGGCACTGGTACTGGGGCCGGCCGCTGGTCTTGTCGCCGCAACCGCCGTTCCGGTCCTGCTGGGGTCGGGCGCTTCGGCGCTCAGCACCGCCTACGGCAACCACACCATGGAATACCTCCAGGACAACGAGTACAAAAACGGTGCCAGGGCCCTTGAAGAGGTACAGGGCCTGGAAGCCGTCGGTGAGCGTGGAGCCTGGGTGCCTGTCTCCAACTACGCCGACGCCGTGGGCATGACCGTGCGGGAGAAAGACGCGCTCACTCCGGTGATCGAGGGCTCGTACAGGGACGGGAAGGACGCCGTCTCGGATGCGTGGAAGGCGTTTTCATGA
- a CDS encoding OmpA family protein, giving the protein MTQTRLTLALTTATLLFATTTAHAEDGPSVPPGTEATASAPVEVDPNDPDLKIPEGATLAAPKVLDIKQVVEEQGGEERREDTNADVKFALQAEVLFGKDSAKLSAASKARIAAIAEEIKTQNATKVRVFGFTDNLGTSAHGDVLSRRRANAVHDVLDSELNDPNITFEVRGYGEQYPIADNSSESGRKKNRRVEVSFPRGDS; this is encoded by the coding sequence ATGACCCAAACCCGCCTCACCCTCGCCCTCACCACCGCCACCCTCCTCTTCGCCACCACAACAGCCCACGCCGAAGACGGCCCCAGCGTCCCCCCAGGCACCGAGGCCACCGCCTCCGCCCCCGTCGAGGTCGACCCCAACGACCCCGACCTGAAGATCCCGGAAGGCGCCACCCTCGCCGCACCCAAAGTCCTGGACATCAAGCAGGTCGTGGAGGAGCAGGGCGGCGAAGAGCGCCGCGAGGACACCAACGCGGACGTGAAGTTCGCGCTCCAGGCCGAAGTCCTGTTCGGCAAGGACAGCGCAAAGCTCAGCGCCGCCTCGAAGGCTCGCATCGCCGCGATCGCCGAGGAGATCAAGACCCAGAACGCGACAAAGGTCCGCGTCTTCGGCTTCACGGACAACCTCGGCACCTCGGCCCACGGCGACGTCCTGTCCCGCCGCCGCGCCAACGCCGTACACGACGTCCTCGACTCCGAACTGAACGACCCCAACATCACCTTCGAGGTACGCGGCTACGGCGAGCAGTACCCCATCGCGGACAACTCGTCGGAGTCCGGCCGCAAGAAGAACCGAAGGGTGGAGGTCTCGTTCCCGCGGGGGGACAGCTGA
- a CDS encoding pilus assembly protein TadG-related protein: MRLRRYRDAGQAFPIYITVVAGLLFLAFAYLAVGQAAATRNKAQTAADAAALAAAQDLRDQLAGEWLDNVLDPTSWQRIFDGDVELLGDPCARAGQLAARNNAHVEGCGAEGLLGYRVNVKTNEPVGDTIVPGTEGRFATARAIAVIEPRCELPAEDAGNDVLPSLNCEDKEWDLDPEDVDTLPKPGDLFDVHLAD; the protein is encoded by the coding sequence ATGCGGCTTCGTCGGTACCGGGACGCAGGGCAGGCCTTCCCCATCTACATCACGGTGGTGGCAGGCCTGCTCTTTCTTGCGTTCGCGTACCTTGCGGTCGGCCAGGCCGCGGCCACTCGCAACAAGGCTCAGACAGCGGCAGACGCCGCGGCGCTCGCGGCAGCCCAGGACCTACGGGACCAGCTCGCGGGGGAGTGGCTGGACAACGTGCTGGATCCCACCTCGTGGCAGCGCATCTTCGATGGCGACGTTGAACTACTCGGCGACCCATGCGCGCGGGCGGGTCAGCTCGCGGCTCGGAACAACGCTCATGTGGAGGGCTGCGGCGCGGAAGGCCTCCTGGGCTACAGGGTCAATGTCAAGACCAACGAGCCTGTGGGAGACACGATCGTGCCCGGTACGGAGGGGCGATTCGCGACGGCACGCGCGATTGCCGTCATCGAGCCGCGCTGCGAACTCCCGGCTGAGGACGCGGGCAACGACGTCTTGCCGAGCCTCAACTGCGAGGACAAGGAATGGGACCTGGATCCGGAGGACGTGGACACCCTTCCGAAGCCTGGCGACCTCTTCGACGTCCATCTGGCCGACTGA
- a CDS encoding Flp family type IVb pilin: MNNWMNSTVSYLRARAARKDEGQTAVEYLGIIAVVVAIVLAITGTDIGQTIYNAITDKITEVTGG; this comes from the coding sequence ATGAACAACTGGATGAACAGCACGGTCTCGTACCTCCGCGCCCGCGCCGCCCGCAAGGACGAGGGGCAGACGGCGGTGGAGTATCTGGGGATCATTGCGGTGGTGGTGGCGATTGTGCTGGCTATTACGGGGACGGACATCGGGCAGACGATCTACAACGCGATCACCGACAAGATCACCGAAGTAACCGGCGGGTGA
- a CDS encoding response regulator transcription factor, producing MTSLRVVVADDNPVVRAGLTALLSGREDITVVAEAADGQEAFEAASAHRPDVILLDVRMPGVDGISALPYLVQLAPVVMLTYSRESEIVEEALRRGANGYLVHGEFTADQLVTAVRDIKQGRPHFTPTAAGALLARLRGTSNATANPEVPTVSISSENLSQVQPAVAQSSSYRSRSQLSAREAEIMDLIASGMNNQHIAATCFISEKTVKNHINRIFAKLHSTSRSEATAKWLGLG from the coding sequence ATGACATCCCTGCGCGTGGTCGTGGCCGACGACAACCCCGTGGTCCGCGCGGGCCTCACCGCCCTCCTCTCGGGCCGCGAGGACATCACGGTCGTGGCGGAGGCGGCGGACGGCCAGGAGGCGTTCGAGGCGGCGTCGGCCCACCGCCCCGACGTGATCCTCCTGGACGTCCGGATGCCGGGCGTGGACGGCATCTCGGCGCTCCCGTACCTCGTACAACTGGCCCCCGTCGTCATGCTCACCTACAGCCGCGAGTCGGAGATCGTCGAGGAGGCGCTGCGGCGAGGGGCGAACGGTTATCTGGTCCACGGCGAGTTCACGGCGGACCAACTGGTGACGGCGGTACGGGACATCAAGCAGGGCAGGCCCCACTTCACCCCGACGGCGGCGGGAGCGCTCCTCGCCCGGCTCAGAGGCACATCAAATGCGACTGCAAACCCTGAAGTCCCCACAGTGTCTATTTCTTCAGAAAACCTTTCGCAAGTGCAACCGGCTGTGGCACAGTCGTCGTCGTACCGGTCACGGTCCCAACTCAGCGCACGGGAGGCGGAGATCATGGACCTCATCGCATCCGGCATGAACAACCAGCACATCGCCGCCACGTGCTTCATCAGCGAGAAGACGGTCAAGAACCACATCAACCGCATCTTCGCCAAGCTGCACAGCACGAGCCGCTCGGAAGCCACTGCGAAGTGGCTGGGGTTGGGGTGA
- a CDS encoding sensor histidine kinase translates to MARGRKAADGAEPPQGPPARDDDSRTGGAAGNPIQAESRVPPPALSIQLNALQAMCRQVFGFRLAMIALAAPTALLNASPGVGVRLVGAAVVITFMASYVLFRDWERFGPLLLRHPTLLALDTLVGSLPLISAGPDSTFAYVSVCTPLLAGLAYSWRGAAVFASLQSLILLLVHATLANTPDATPAENLLLPGFCVITGAVGSTLRNLMLRFGEATHALTAVQARLAVTEAVAAERARLARELHDSVAKTLHGVALAAEGLADSADRPNPRLLKHQAELVARSARRAAAESRELLTDLRREADPRHGTDVLAELAARTADFTTRTGVRATYHPTGDKAVPPVPPAVARQLLTIAAEAMENAFRHANPTRIDVTAGVQGDQFVLSVHDDGRGLPPGTTLEQLRRTGHFGLVGMVERAASVGARISIGRGEHPKGTEVRLELPLAALDPDPS, encoded by the coding sequence ATGGCACGAGGACGGAAAGCCGCCGACGGTGCTGAGCCCCCACAGGGGCCACCGGCACGTGACGACGACAGCCGCACGGGTGGTGCGGCAGGGAACCCGATCCAGGCCGAAAGCCGGGTGCCCCCACCCGCACTGTCGATCCAGCTCAACGCCCTACAAGCAATGTGCCGCCAGGTCTTCGGCTTCCGCCTCGCCATGATCGCCCTCGCCGCCCCCACGGCCCTCCTCAACGCCTCCCCCGGCGTGGGCGTACGCCTGGTCGGCGCAGCAGTGGTCATCACCTTCATGGCGTCCTACGTCCTCTTCAGAGACTGGGAACGCTTCGGCCCCTTACTCCTGCGCCACCCCACCCTCCTGGCCCTCGACACCCTCGTGGGCTCCCTGCCGCTGATCTCGGCGGGCCCCGACAGCACCTTCGCCTACGTCAGCGTCTGCACCCCCCTCCTCGCCGGCCTCGCCTACAGCTGGCGAGGCGCCGCGGTCTTCGCGTCCCTGCAGTCCCTGATCCTCCTTCTGGTCCACGCCACCCTCGCCAACACTCCCGACGCGACCCCCGCCGAAAACCTCCTCCTCCCCGGCTTCTGCGTGATCACGGGCGCGGTCGGCTCCACCCTCCGCAACCTCATGCTCCGCTTCGGCGAGGCCACCCACGCCCTGACGGCGGTGCAGGCCCGCCTGGCGGTCACGGAGGCGGTGGCGGCGGAACGTGCCCGCCTTGCCCGTGAACTGCACGACTCGGTGGCCAAGACCCTGCACGGCGTGGCACTGGCGGCGGAGGGCCTGGCCGACTCGGCTGACAGACCGAATCCACGCCTGCTCAAACACCAGGCGGAGCTGGTGGCCCGCTCGGCCCGCCGAGCCGCGGCGGAGTCCCGCGAGCTCCTCACGGACCTGCGCCGGGAGGCGGACCCGAGGCACGGAACGGACGTACTCGCGGAATTGGCGGCACGGACAGCCGACTTCACGACCCGCACCGGCGTCCGGGCCACATACCACCCCACCGGGGACAAGGCCGTACCCCCCGTCCCCCCGGCGGTGGCCCGCCAGCTCCTCACGATCGCGGCGGAGGCCATGGAGAACGCCTTTCGCCACGCGAACCCCACCCGGATCGACGTCACGGCGGGTGTCCAGGGAGACCAGTTCGTCCTCTCGGTCCACGACGACGGCCGCGGCCTCCCTCCCGGAACCACGCTCGAACAACTCCGCCGAACCGGCCACTTCGGCCTGGTCGGCATGGTCGAACGCGCCGCCTCGGTGGGTGCCCGCATCAGCATCGGCCGCGGCGAGCACCCCAAGGGCACGGAGGTACGCCTGGAACTCCCGCTGGCGGCCCTCGACCCCGACCCGTCCTGA
- a CDS encoding DUF5936 domain-containing protein, with the protein MALLLALLMGLGVWGIFAGIRMYRAEAKLPGDLVLALEVGSTRTGAVDSLVDRMGMRYAPAVLRLMGPKQVAKYRRKIDLAGNPGGLTIDRYAARRAVYGFLGGVGGLLFLLQGNVLMALLLFAFGAFWTEVGIWSAIRVRKDVIERTLPDFLDVLAVVVSAGLGFRQALDRVASRYEGPWADEIRITLRQMDLGMSRRQAFAELRRRNDSEQVAMFVTALQQGEELGAPIVDTLVSLAKDMRRTDAQNARRKAARAVPKATMMITTFMVPATMLLLGAGLLLGSGTDFGTLTGE; encoded by the coding sequence ATGGCACTGCTGCTGGCACTTCTGATGGGCCTCGGCGTCTGGGGGATCTTCGCCGGGATCCGGATGTACCGGGCGGAGGCGAAACTGCCCGGCGACCTCGTCCTCGCCCTGGAGGTCGGCTCGACCCGCACGGGCGCGGTGGACTCGCTGGTCGACCGCATGGGCATGCGGTACGCCCCGGCCGTACTGCGCCTCATGGGCCCGAAGCAGGTCGCCAAGTACCGCCGCAAGATCGACCTGGCGGGCAACCCCGGCGGCCTGACGATCGACCGCTACGCGGCGCGCAGGGCGGTGTACGGCTTCCTGGGCGGCGTGGGCGGTCTGCTGTTCCTGCTGCAGGGCAATGTGCTGATGGCCCTGCTGTTGTTCGCCTTCGGCGCGTTCTGGACGGAGGTGGGGATCTGGTCGGCGATCCGGGTGCGCAAGGACGTGATCGAGCGGACCCTGCCGGACTTCCTCGACGTCCTCGCGGTCGTCGTCAGCGCCGGCCTCGGCTTCCGCCAGGCCCTGGACCGGGTCGCCTCGCGCTACGAGGGTCCCTGGGCCGACGAGATCCGCATCACCCTGCGCCAGATGGACCTCGGCATGAGCCGCCGCCAGGCCTTCGCGGAACTGCGCCGACGCAACGACTCCGAGCAGGTCGCGATGTTCGTGACGGCGTTGCAGCAGGGGGAGGAGCTGGGGGCGCCGATCGTGGACACGCTGGTGTCGCTGGCGAAGGACATGCGGCGCACGGACGCGCAGAACGCGCGGCGCAAGGCGGCGCGGGCCGTGCCCAAGGCCACGATGATGATCACGACGTTCATGGTGCCGGCGACGATGCTGCTGCTGGGGGCGGGGCTGTTGCTGGGGTCGGGGACGGACTTCGGCACGCTGACGGGTGAGTGA
- a CDS encoding type II secretion system F family protein: MELKTLVSLTTGVALLTCVLAVAGLHAYAMGRAQRQALVERLAAAGQVQPVGRRRRFRNLDRRLRRTEPGRKLELRLLATGLDVTPGEFFAAMLATVAGLWLIGQATLAPFFGPIAGLLGIWGAIQFLNWQRQKRIEKFINQLPELARILANATQAGLALRTAIGMAAEELEAPAGEELAKVDNQLAMGASMDEALGEMAERLPSRELVVLVTTLVLSNRAGGQLVSALRNLTETLEERKETRREIRTQLSQVSMTSYAVPVMGVGSLFLMNGVKDGALDRMTSSPVGQACVIIAFALYAVGFVMIRRMSRIDV; this comes from the coding sequence ATGGAACTGAAGACCCTCGTCTCCCTCACCACCGGTGTCGCCCTGCTGACCTGCGTCCTCGCCGTGGCCGGCCTGCACGCCTACGCCATGGGCCGGGCCCAGCGCCAGGCCCTCGTGGAGCGCCTTGCCGCCGCCGGCCAGGTCCAGCCGGTCGGCCGCCGACGCCGGTTCCGTAATCTGGACCGCCGCCTGCGCCGTACCGAACCGGGCCGGAAACTGGAGCTGCGGCTGCTGGCGACGGGCCTGGACGTGACCCCCGGCGAGTTCTTCGCGGCGATGCTCGCCACCGTGGCCGGACTGTGGCTGATCGGCCAGGCCACCCTCGCCCCCTTCTTCGGGCCGATCGCCGGGCTGCTGGGCATCTGGGGGGCGATCCAGTTCCTCAACTGGCAACGCCAGAAACGCATCGAGAAGTTCATCAACCAACTCCCCGAACTGGCCCGCATCCTGGCCAACGCCACCCAGGCCGGCCTCGCCCTGCGCACCGCGATCGGCATGGCGGCGGAGGAGCTGGAGGCCCCGGCCGGTGAGGAACTGGCCAAGGTGGACAACCAGTTGGCGATGGGCGCGTCGATGGACGAGGCGCTGGGGGAGATGGCCGAGCGGCTCCCGTCCCGGGAGCTGGTGGTCCTGGTCACCACCCTCGTGCTGTCCAACCGGGCGGGCGGCCAGCTGGTCAGCGCGCTTCGAAACCTCACAGAGACGCTGGAGGAGCGCAAGGAGACCCGGCGCGAGATCCGCACCCAGCTCTCGCAGGTGAGCATGACGTCGTACGCGGTCCCGGTGATGGGCGTGGGCTCGCTGTTCCTGATGAACGGCGTCAAGGACGGCGCCCTGGACCGGATGACGTCCTCCCCGGTCGGCCAGGCCTGCGTGATCATCGCGTTCGCGCTGTACGCGGTCGGCTTCGTGATGATCCGCCGCATGTCCCGTATCGACGTCTGA